Proteins from a genomic interval of Lolium perenne isolate Kyuss_39 chromosome 1, Kyuss_2.0, whole genome shotgun sequence:
- the LOC127334535 gene encoding uncharacterized protein, with product MEGDMIAAFQAEYEEEMLNEEEEARRPRRRREFIRRDRLGAHDRLFEDYFTDDCNYPPSYFRRRYRMRRSLILRIVDRLGEYSPYFTQRNDALNRAGFSPLQKCTAALRLLAYGAAADTIDEWLKLARQTSSDCLDRFCEGIIECYGEHFCRRPNVEDTQRLLAKAEERGFPGMLGSIDCMHWQWRNCPVAHAGQFTRGDIKHPTIILEAVASYDRWIWHAFFGVAGSNNDLNVLNQSLLFTDVLRGEAPVVNFTVNGHECNYGYYLADGIYPSWPVFMKGVTLPQSEKQRVFTAAQSAWRKDVECAFGVLKSRFNILAVSGRSYSRRTLGLIMRACVILHNMIIDDERGTNLDNIYETVASNVGSAIHHHAPPRVAARIQMDTDMRESPMYTQLQHDLMEHVWANA from the coding sequence ATGGAGGGTGATATGATCGCTGCATTCCAGGCGGAGTATGAGGAGGAGATGCtcaacgaggaggaggaggcaagACGGCCGCGACGCCGCCGAGAGTTCATCAGGCGTGATCGTCTTGGTGCCCACGATCGGCTGTTCGAGGACTACTTCACCGACGACTGCAACTATCCTCCGAGCTACTTTCGGCGAAGGTATCGGATGAGACGATCCCTCATCCTGCGCATTGTGGATAGATTGGGTGAATACTCTCCGTATTTCACCCAAAGAAATGATGCTCTCAACCGTGCTGGTTTTTCTCCCCTGCAAAAGTGTACTGCGGCTTTGCGTCTGTTAGCTTATGGAGCCGCTGCAGATACAATAGATGAGTGGCTTaagttagctagacaaacttcatcAGATTGTCTAGATAGATTCTGTGAAGGCATCATTGAGTGTTACGGGGAACACTTTTGCCGTCGACCAAATGTCGAGGATACTCAGCGTCTGTTAGCGAAAGCCGAGGAGCGTGGCTTTCCGGGCATGTTagggagcatcgattgcatgcattggcagtGGAGGAACTGCCCAGTGGCTCATGCCGGTCAATTCACAAGGGGGGACATCAAACACCCTACCATAATCTTAGAAGCCGTTGCGTCGTATGATCGTTGGATCTGGCATGCCTTTTTTGGAGTGGCCGGGTCCAACAACGACCTCAACGTACTCAACCAGTCGCTGTTGTTCACTGATGTGCTTAGGGGAGAAGCACCCGTAGTGAACTTCACGGTGAATGGACACGAGTGCAACTATGGTTACTACCTTGCCGACGGCATCTACCCCTCCTGGCCGGTGTTCATGAAAGGTGTTACTCTTCCACAAAGTGAAAAGCAGCGAGTGTTCACTGCTGCTCAATCAGCTTGGCGCAAAGATGTCGAGTGTGCCTTTGGAGTGTTGAAGTCTAGGTTCAACATTCTAGCAGTTTCGGGACGCTCCTACTCGAGGCGTACTCTTGGATtgatcatgcgtgcatgtgtcattctgcacaacatgatcatcgacgatGAGCGTGGTACAAATTTGGACAACATCTATGAGACAGTTGCTTCAAATGTCGGCTCTGCAATACACCACCATGCACCACCAAGAGTAGCAGCCAGGATTCAGATGGACACCGATATGAGGGAGTCACCGATGTATACACAGCTCCAGCATGATTTGATGGAGCATGTGTGGGCTAATGCCtag